CACTGAATCTGGGCTCCTTGGAGCTGTGACCTTCACCGCCATCATCACCCTGGCCGCCTGGCTCGGTATCCCAGTCTGCTTTCCTTGGAAATTCACGCATCCCTTCTaccttctgcccccacccccatataTTTGTGAAAAATTAAATGCCCCAAACAGGGCTCAGGGCTGCTTCTGTTCCGGCCCCGGGTACTCGCGCGGCATGCAGCACTCACCGAGATTGGGGTGTCGCGCCGCGGGGTTGGCTCGGCCGGGCAGGCTGTGCAGGACCGGGCTGTCGAAGGGTCCGGctgaggcggcggcggccgcggcccAGGACGCGCCCACGTCGGCCATGTAGGCGGGGTAGGGGCTGGAGTAGGAGCCCGCGAAGCCGGCTCGCCCGTACTGCTCGCGGCCCGCCAGGCCCGCGCCGGCAGCCCCGCCGCCACTGCTGTAGGCCGCGGCTTCCcgggccgcggcggcggcggcggcggcagccagGGACCCAGTGGTGCCCGGGAAGGAGAAGCGCGGCGACACGGGCGGCGGGGTGTAGGCGGCTCCCTCGGCTCCCGCCTGGCTCCAGCCCGGGCTGCCCTGCTGCGTCCCGGGCCCTGCTCCCGACGGCGCGGCTCCCGAGCTGCCGCCAGAGGCGGCCCCGGAGGCCGCGCCCCCGCCTCCGCCCTGGAGGTAGGACAGGCCGAGCACCGAGGAGGGCACCCGCGGCGTGGGCACGTAGACAGGCGAGGACGCGGCGCCCGCGCCGTGCATGAAGGCACCCGGGCCGCCCGCCTCGTAGGGCCCGGGAGGGGGGCCGTGGTTGGCGGCCATGGCCAGGCTCTGGTACATCGCCCCGCGCGTGCTCGCAGCGTCCGAGTCCTCAGGCCAAGGAGTAATGCGGATAGAGAAAATagtaacacaaaaattaaaaacaaaaaacgaaTAACGTACAGGGGAGGGGCTGTCAAAAAACCCGAAGATCAAAaatcaaaggttaaaaaaaaccacacaaatccttcaaaaatatatacatattaaatccAGCGTTGAGCAAAAAGACTGAGGTTCTGGTTTACTCAGGAAAATCCCAAATTGAATTTGTGGTTGTTCCCCTTGGTGGTGGAGTTGAGGGGTGGGGGGCGAGTCCACTAAAGGTCCTAGAGGATCCGAAGGCGCGGGATGGCGCCGGGGCGCGGAGTCCTGCAGGGTGACGCGGGCCAGCCGGTCGTCAGAACACCCCGGCCTGGTGCACAGGGTGCGGTAGGCTGGCTCCAAGGCTGAGGCCCGGGCCGGCTCCTTTCCTCCGAGATGTAGCCGCGTCTAAAGAAGGAACGACAGAGGGAAACAAGGTCATCCAGTGCTTTCAGGGCCTATTTCCCCTAAGCTTGGTTGCTTCTCTCGCCCTACAAACAAAATCGCCACTCTCAGGGGCCCAGCTCCTCGGAAAGCTGATCTGCAGAGGCCCGTGGGGTGTGACTGCTGCAAGGAAGCCTCGGGGAGGGGCGCCTTAGAGGCGTAGGGCTCTGCGGTTATTGGACGTGTAAATTACTGGTTGTGATCTCGATCagcgtttttcttttttgtgttgctTGTCAGGAAGGActtttattttaccttatttCTAGCATATTCTTGtcacagtattttaaaagacCAAGGGTTTCGGGTTTCCACGAAGAGCCTAGAAATCTAAGAAATCTCTCCCCAACTCCTTTCTCCCCCACCTATCCCCAACTGATCCTGACTGTGAAAGAACTTTAGATTGCCCGTGGAAGACAGGgacaaactttattaaaaaaaaaaaaaaaacagcaatctaagaaaattttgtttgcaatcttttttgtttgtttgggttttttttttttttttgcttttaaactaGAGGCAGattctaaatatttataaatgaacacAGCGTCTGGTAAATCTCAGTGAAAAGGCTTGTGAACTCTTATCTATACAACTATACAATGTGGATATCAAATTAGACAAGATACACGTTTCttacaaatagttttattttggaGATTTTGCAGACTGGATATtaagatgagaaaagtgagagaAATGTACAGTCGCTTTACAGAACTATAGAACTCACTGGATCTCCAATTCATTGAGTGGGTTTTGCACATGGAATCACAGGTCCAGCCACGTATGGAATCAGAACACCAATGAGACTGCTTGGGGGACAGAAACAGTTTGTAGGACTTGATTGTTTCCTTGCATCCTGTGTTTGATTTCACCAGGCAATTTTTCTGATAAAAACCAAGCATGCTACGTTCTGAAGCACCTGCTTGGTTCCAGGTCATTTTCTTTACAAGTCCACTAAGCAGAAGTTTCtctcctcattttacaaaaggcagaactGAAGCATCCAAAAGTTTTAAAACTCCTCTAAGATCAAAGTACAATTAAAAGAGGTGGGGGACAAAATCTGAAGGACTCCAGAGTTTAAGTTTGTCCAGTCCGTGCCCACTTTTCTCCTTAAGAAAATGCAGGTActcttaacaattttttttattgcaaTAGCAAACTTATAGAGTTATTAACTGAATTATGTACTAAAtccaggctctgccacttactaaatGAATGACTGTAGACATATTACTTAACCCccatgcttcagtttcttcatttgcaaaaattcatatattaaagGTAATTA
This is a stretch of genomic DNA from Bos javanicus breed banteng chromosome 8, ARS-OSU_banteng_1.0, whole genome shotgun sequence. It encodes these proteins:
- the GATA4 gene encoding transcription factor GATA-4 isoform X3 — encoded protein: MYQSLAMAANHGPPPGPYEAGGPGAFMHGAGAASSPVYVPTPRVPSSVLGLSYLQGGGGGAASGAASGGSSGAAPSGAGPGTQQGSPGWSQAGAEGAAYTPPPVSPRFSFPGTTGSLAAAAAAAAAREAAAYSSGGGAAGAGLAGREQYGRAGFAGSYSSPYPAYMADVGASWAAAAAASAGPFDSPVLHSLPGRANPAARHPNLVDMFDDFSEGRECVNCGAMSTPLWRRDGTGHYLCNACGLYHKMNGINRPLIKPQRRLSASRRVGLSCANCQTTTTTLWRRNAEGEPVCNACGLYMKLHGVPRPLAMRKEGIQTRKRKPKNLNKSKTPAASVDRAIRADLPWLAPRATVRVSRALGWVC